In Humulus lupulus chromosome 6, drHumLupu1.1, whole genome shotgun sequence, a single genomic region encodes these proteins:
- the LOC133785026 gene encoding 3-ketoacyl-CoA synthase 7-like: MMILYFSTKPKPVYLVNFACYQPPDSLRVSLSNFIEHVERSGCFTQESKEFQEKVLRRSGIGNETFLPVSVHEVCPTPSIKASKAEIEQVLFPIVKQLLSNRRNNLTTNPRDIDILVTNCSLFCPTPSISSMVISKFGFRSDIRCFSLSGMGCSAGILAISLAKDLLKVHKNSIALVLSMEAISPNGYQGQVKSMLLSNILFRMGGAAILLSNRKFDKPTAKYELQHLVRTHTGSDDNAYQSVFQHSDDDGKQGVSISRSLLHVAAKTLTINVSRLGPLVLPYSEQFLYGLSAVFRRVWQSSTSSSSGRLLLYVPNFKRAFEHFCIHAGGRAVIDALEDSLKLKKEDAEASRMTLYRFGNTSSSSVWYELCYLEAKGRVKKGDRVWQIAFGSGFKCNSAVWKCISDLDSSEVNAWSDRINMYPVDVPSVLIF, translated from the coding sequence ATGATGATTCTCTATTTCTCCACCAAACCCAAGCCAGTTTACCTCGTCAATTTCGCCTGTTATCAGCCGCCGGACTCGCTACGAGTGTCTCTGTCGAACTTCATCGAGCACGTGGAAAGGAGTGGTTGTTTCACCCAAGAAAGCAAAGAATTTCAAGAGAAGGTGTTACGAAGATCAGGCATCGGAAACGAGACATTCCTGCCAGTTTCAGTGCATGAAGTGTGTCCGACTCCTTCTATCAAGGCAAGCAAAGCAGAGATCGAACAAGTGCTTTTCCCTATAGTGAAACAACTCCTCTCAAATCGAAGAAACAACTTAACAACAAACCCTAGAGACATTGACATTCTTGTCACCAACTGCAGCCTCTTTTGCCCAACTCCCTCCATTTCGTCCATGGTCATAAGCAAGTTCGGGTTCAGAAGCGATATCAGGTGCTTCAGTCTTAGTGGAATGGGGTGTAGTGCTGGGATTCTTGCAATAAGTTTGGCTAAAGATTTACTAAAAGTTCACAAGAACTCCATAGCTTTGGTTCTAAGCATGGAAGCTATATCTCCAAATGGCTACCAAGGCCAAGTCAAGTCCATGCTTTTGTCCAACATTTTGTTCCGAATGGGTGGCGCAGCCATTCTTCTTTCAAACCGAAAATTCGACAAGCCAACCGCTAAGTACGAGCTCCAACATCTTGTCCGGACACATACCGGATCGGATGATAATGCTTATCAATCTGTTTTTCAACATTCGGATGATGATGGCAAACAAGGGGTCTCTATCTCAAGATCACTTCTTCATGTTGCAGCCAAAACGCTAACCATCAATGTGTCAAGATTAGGCCCTTTAGTACTACCCTACTCCGAGCAGTTCCTGTATGGATTGTCCGCGGTGTTTCGGCGAGTGTGGCAGTCGTCGACGTCCTCATCCTCAGGTAGGCTGTTGCTTTACGTGCCGAATTTTAAGAGGGCTTTTGAGCATTTTTGCATACATGCTGGAGGAAGGGCTGTGATTGATGCTCTTGAAGATAGTTTAAAGCTGAAAAAGGAAGACGCTGAGGCTTCAAGAATGACACTATACAGATTTGGTAACACTTCATCTTCTTCTGTTTGGTATGAGCTTTGCTATTTGGAGGCAAAAGGAAGAGTGAAGAAAGGAGACCGTGTTTGGCAAATTGCATTTGGGAGTGGTTTCAAATGCAATAGTGCTGTTTGGAAGTGCATATCAGATCTTGATTCAAGTGAAGTAAACGCTTGGTCAGACCGAATTAATATGTACCCTGTTGATGTACCAAGCGTCTTAATATTTTGA
- the LOC133785027 gene encoding 3-ketoacyl-CoA synthase 7-like, which translates to MISQLLSHHFPQAAVLATTATLIILLMILYFSTKPKPVYLMDFACYRPPDSLRVPASHFIEHVERSGRFTQESIDFQDKVLNRSGISSETCMPISVHEVIPNLSIRASKAEIEQVLFPIVKQLLSKRTNNREINPKDIDILVTNCSLFCPTPSISSMVINKFGFRSDIKCFSLSGMGCSAGILAISLAKDLLKVHENSIALVLSMEAITPNGYQGQVKSMLLSNVLFRMGGAAVLLSNRKFDKPTAKYELQYLVRTHTGSDDHAYRSVFQDSDDDGEQGVSISRSLLHVAAKTLTINVSRLGPLVLPYSEQFRYGLSAVLRRVWQSSSSSSSGRGSIYVPNFKRAFEHFCIHAGGRAVIDALEDCLKLEKEDVEASRMTLYRFGNTSSSSVWYELSYLEAKGRVKKGDRVWQIAFGSGFKCNSAVWKCISDFDSSEVNAWSDRINIYPVEVPNMFNL; encoded by the coding sequence ATGATCTCTCAACTACTCAGTCATCATTTCCCCCAAGCAGCAGTACTAGCAACAACAGCAACTTTAATCATCTTGCTGATGATCCTCTATTTCTCTACAAAACCCAAACCCGTTTATCTCATGGATTTCGCCTGCTATCGGCCGCCGGACTCGCTGCGAGTTCCGGCGTCGCACTTCATTGAGCATGTCGAAAGGAGTGGTCGTTTCACCCAAGAAAGCATAGATTTTCAAGACAAGGTGTTAAACAGATCAGGCATCAGCAGCGAGACATGCATGCCAATTTCAGTCCATGAAGTGATCCCTAATCTTTCTATCCGTGCAAGCAAAGCAGAGATCGAACAAGTCCTTTTCCCTATAGTTAAACAACTCCTCTCAAAACGAACAAACAACAGAGAGATAAACCCTAAAGACATTGACATTCTCGTTACCAACTGCAGCCTCTTTTGCCCTACTCCCTCCATTTCATCCATGGTCATAAACAAGTTCGGGTTCAGAAGCGATATCAAGTGCTTTAGTCTTAGTGGAATGGGGTGTAGTGCTGGGATTCTGGCCATAAGTTTGGCTAAAGATTTGCTTAAAGTTCACGAAAATTCCATAGCTTTGGTTCTCAGCATGGAAGCAATAACTCCAAATGGTTACCAAGGGCAAGTCAAGTCCATGCTTTTGTCCAACGTTTTGTTCCGAATGGGTGGCGCAGCCGTTCTTCTTTCAAACCGAAAATTCGACAAGCCAACCGCTAAGTACGAGCTCCAATACCTTGTACGGACACATACCGGTTCAGATGATCATGCTTACCGATCTGTTTTCCAAGATTCCGATGATGATGGCGAACAAGGGGTCTCCATCTCACGATCACTTCTTCACGTTGCAGCCAAAACCCTAACCATAAATGTGTCAAGGTTAGGCCCTTTAGTGCTACCCTATTCCGAGCAGTTCCGGTATGGATTGTCTGCGGTGTTGCGGCGAGTGTGGCAGTCGTCTTCGTCTTCATCCTCAGGTAGGGGGTCGATTTACGTGCCAAATTTTAAGAGGGCTTTTGAGCATTTTTGCATACATGCAGGAGGAAGGGCTGTGATTGATGCTCTTGAAGATTGTCTAAAGCTGGAAAAGGAAGATGTAGAGGCTTCAAGAATGACACTGTATAGATTTGGTAACACTTCATCTTCTTCGGTTTGGTATGAGCTTAGCTATTTGGAGGCTAAAGGAAGAGTAAAGAAAGGAGACCGTGTTTGGCAAATTGCATTTGGGAGTGGTTTCAAGTGCAATAGTGCTGTTTGGAAGTgcatttcagattttgattcaagtgAAGTAAACGCTTGGTCAGACAGAATTAATATTTATCCTGTTGAGGTACCAAACATGTTCAATTTGTGA